A genome region from Schaalia sp. 19OD2882 includes the following:
- a CDS encoding helix-turn-helix domain-containing protein — MWRVSLSLSDRAAIGTGTKAGLSFHQIAWYLGRCPSVISRQIRRNTTRTWGVRS; from the coding sequence ATGTGGCGTGTGTCGTTGTCATTGAGTGACAGGGCAGCGATCGGGACGGGGACGAAAGCAGGCCTGTCGTTTCATCAGATTGCTTGGTACCTGGGTCGGTGCCCGTCGGTGATCTCCAGGCAGATCCGCCGAAATACGACAAGAACGTGGGGCGTTAGGTCGTGA
- a CDS encoding HdeD family acid-resistance protein, which translates to MGSSSLEGMVGRSSTALITMGVLGVLWGLVLALWPGVSAMTFAIIWGAYALMDGISSLVMAFRDRSARGWYLVSGILGSIAGVAVMASPGIGLAVSAWILGIFLLARGVTELVTAFAPKAMVDKVLLALGGVLWFLAGLVVLANPAEALLTLTWLLGLMAVAWGITLVVAGFRVRSMAKQSPEVA; encoded by the coding sequence ATGGGTTCGTCGTCACTTGAGGGGATGGTGGGGCGTTCCTCCACTGCTCTGATCACCATGGGTGTCCTCGGGGTGCTGTGGGGGCTGGTGCTCGCACTGTGGCCGGGAGTCTCCGCAATGACCTTTGCCATCATCTGGGGTGCCTACGCGCTCATGGACGGGATCAGTTCACTGGTCATGGCCTTCAGGGACCGCAGTGCCAGGGGCTGGTACTTGGTCTCTGGAATCCTGGGATCAATTGCGGGTGTCGCCGTCATGGCGAGTCCAGGTATCGGCTTGGCCGTATCGGCATGGATCCTTGGCATCTTCCTGCTTGCTCGCGGCGTCACTGAACTGGTGACCGCATTTGCTCCCAAGGCCATGGTGGACAAGGTCCTCTTGGCGCTCGGTGGCGTGCTGTGGTTCCTGGCCGGCCTCGTCGTCCTGGCCAATCCTGCCGAGGCGCTGCTGACCCTGACCTGGCTCCTGGGACTCATGGCAGTGGCTTGGGGCATCACGTTGGTCGTTGCGGGCTTTCGTGTGCGCTCGATGGCAAAGCAATCGCCCGAAGTGGCCTGA
- a CDS encoding ion channel, translating to MFRHPVEHLVVAILIIGAFYVLPVHPGEDLPLRSGLSVVLLVGLAAVVVRQLRYHSERIGRLVTVFIAAVALLALTCYAVSVHQPGQFVGLETRTDALYFTITTISTVGYGDIHPVGQTARALVTTMIIFDVVFLGALAAAVSDNLRRARQAASRGEDGSRDGADEGLSGPGNAGNSVEGRESTGRGIGG from the coding sequence ATGTTCCGACACCCGGTCGAACATCTGGTCGTAGCAATTCTCATCATCGGAGCCTTCTATGTGCTGCCGGTGCACCCCGGTGAGGACCTACCCCTGCGCAGTGGCCTGTCAGTGGTGCTCCTCGTGGGACTGGCTGCGGTGGTTGTCCGCCAACTGCGCTACCACTCCGAGAGAATCGGCAGGCTTGTCACCGTCTTCATCGCCGCCGTGGCGCTACTGGCCCTGACCTGTTACGCCGTGTCAGTGCACCAGCCGGGGCAATTCGTCGGCCTGGAGACACGCACCGATGCCCTCTACTTCACCATCACGACCATTTCGACCGTCGGGTACGGGGACATCCACCCTGTGGGTCAGACTGCGCGGGCCTTGGTGACGACCATGATCATTTTTGATGTCGTCTTTCTGGGTGCCTTGGCTGCGGCGGTTTCAGACAACCTGCGCCGGGCCCGACAGGCCGCCTCCCGCGGGGAAGATGGATCACGGGACGGTGCCGATGAAGGGCTGAGTGGGCCGGGCAACGCTGGAAACTCGGTGGAAGGCCGCGAAAGCACAGGACGAGGCATCGGCGGGTGA
- a CDS encoding chloride channel protein, which translates to MAAGLNAGAPMDAERGPEGAKLSARIHGIAVGYGFIAGAVAGVTFFLMKTLQHLIWDHNRAWWYTVVVVMLGGVLIALLRNYSVEADLDDQLDPQGPASGQWRRIAVLAMSAVIAIGFGGAIGPEAGLLAVVTEFSVIIKHRIARTRAEAALIAEAGNAAVLSGFYGAPPVGAVYRQESPSMGRLSVFGASLAGFVAFILTSRVLGLESHPLELPGPDVATLPGLLAAIPAAVGAGLAVLYLLVRHWLGRLVSKLGSPRVQTLVGSALLAVLLGAWPVLRFSGHDDFGVLLSHAEAGAWVPLVLLGLGKVVATALSLSAGWRGGDFFPLMFAGASAGAATLALLPLLDMQTAMVAGMAAATTVALRKPMAVFVLLWFLVPDVTVLGLAVACVVAVLVLKALPERLLAVGHGSQSADH; encoded by the coding sequence ATGGCTGCTGGGCTGAACGCAGGGGCGCCGATGGATGCGGAACGGGGTCCGGAGGGAGCGAAGTTGTCGGCGCGCATCCACGGCATCGCCGTTGGCTACGGATTCATTGCAGGAGCGGTTGCCGGCGTCACCTTCTTCCTCATGAAGACCCTGCAACACCTCATCTGGGATCACAACCGTGCGTGGTGGTACACCGTGGTCGTGGTCATGCTCGGTGGCGTCCTCATCGCCCTCCTGCGCAACTACTCCGTGGAAGCGGATCTGGACGATCAACTTGATCCCCAAGGGCCTGCCTCCGGGCAATGGCGCAGGATCGCAGTCCTGGCCATGTCGGCCGTCATCGCGATCGGCTTCGGAGGGGCCATCGGCCCCGAAGCAGGTCTCCTGGCGGTGGTCACCGAATTCTCCGTCATCATCAAGCACCGGATCGCCCGGACCCGCGCCGAGGCCGCGCTCATCGCCGAGGCCGGCAACGCTGCGGTGCTCTCAGGCTTCTATGGTGCGCCACCCGTGGGCGCGGTCTACCGTCAGGAAAGCCCATCCATGGGGCGCTTGTCGGTCTTTGGCGCCTCCTTGGCCGGATTCGTGGCGTTCATCCTGACCTCGCGCGTGCTGGGGTTGGAATCCCACCCCTTGGAACTGCCCGGACCCGATGTGGCCACGCTGCCCGGTTTGCTGGCAGCCATCCCCGCCGCAGTGGGGGCGGGGCTGGCGGTGCTCTATCTGCTGGTGCGACATTGGTTGGGAAGGCTGGTGTCCAAACTTGGATCCCCGCGTGTGCAGACCCTTGTCGGCTCGGCCCTGCTTGCAGTGTTGTTGGGCGCATGGCCGGTGCTGCGCTTCTCGGGTCATGACGACTTCGGGGTGCTCCTCTCCCACGCCGAGGCCGGGGCGTGGGTCCCACTGGTGCTGCTGGGCCTGGGCAAAGTGGTGGCCACCGCGCTCAGTCTTTCTGCCGGATGGCGAGGAGGGGACTTCTTCCCCCTCATGTTCGCCGGTGCCAGCGCGGGCGCTGCCACCCTCGCGCTTCTTCCCTTGCTCGACATGCAGACGGCGATGGTGGCCGGCATGGCAGCGGCCACCACGGTGGCCCTGCGCAAGCCCATGGCCGTCTTCGTGCTTCTGTGGTTCCTGGTACCCGATGTCACGGTGCTGGGTTTGGCCGTGGCCTGCGTCGTGGCAGTCCTGGTGCTCAAGGCACTGCCTGAGCGCCTCCTGGCGGTCGGACACGGCAGTCAGAGCGCAGATCACTAG
- a CDS encoding LLM class flavin-dependent oxidoreductase produces MKAFGFLSFGHYGHGRGPGDPDAGQALKDAVEIAVGADEIGVNGAYWRVHHFARQAASPFPLLATAAARTSRIEVGTGVIDMRYENPLYMAEEVAALDLLADQRIAIGISRGSPEQAKRGWEAFGYTGSKDPRGADIARAHAAKFLEAVRGVPQAELDPGNAMIPGELPRLRVEPHSPGVDRRLWWGAATRETAEWTARQGLNLMSSTLLTEVTGKSFSDLQAEQIQRYRAAWKEAGHDWSPRVSVSRSIFPIVSQADAQLFGLRAGDDQDHYGIIDGLHSTFGRTYAAEPDVLIEELSKDEAIKAADTLMLTIPSQLGVDYNVHVLQAFAEHVAPALGWKPNTEGPVTGHPVD; encoded by the coding sequence ATGAAGGCATTTGGATTCCTCAGTTTCGGACACTACGGACACGGCCGGGGCCCCGGCGACCCTGACGCGGGACAGGCACTCAAGGACGCGGTCGAGATCGCCGTGGGTGCCGACGAGATCGGCGTCAACGGCGCCTACTGGCGCGTGCACCACTTCGCCCGCCAGGCCGCCTCGCCCTTCCCGCTCCTGGCGACGGCGGCAGCCCGGACCTCGCGCATCGAGGTCGGCACCGGCGTGATCGACATGCGCTACGAGAACCCCCTGTACATGGCCGAGGAGGTCGCCGCCCTCGACCTGCTCGCCGACCAGCGCATCGCCATCGGAATCTCCCGCGGCTCCCCGGAGCAGGCCAAGCGCGGCTGGGAGGCCTTCGGGTACACCGGTTCCAAGGACCCGCGTGGAGCCGACATCGCCCGTGCCCATGCCGCCAAGTTCCTGGAGGCCGTGCGCGGCGTCCCGCAGGCCGAACTCGACCCGGGCAACGCCATGATCCCCGGCGAGCTCCCGCGCCTGCGCGTCGAGCCGCACTCGCCAGGCGTCGACCGGCGCCTGTGGTGGGGTGCGGCCACACGTGAAACCGCCGAGTGGACGGCACGCCAAGGGCTCAACCTCATGAGCTCCACCCTGCTGACCGAAGTCACCGGCAAGAGCTTCTCCGACCTGCAGGCCGAGCAGATTCAGCGCTACCGGGCAGCCTGGAAGGAGGCCGGCCACGACTGGAGTCCACGCGTGAGCGTCTCGCGCTCCATCTTCCCCATCGTCTCCCAAGCCGACGCACAGCTCTTCGGCCTGCGCGCAGGTGACGACCAGGACCACTACGGCATCATCGACGGCCTGCACTCCACCTTCGGGCGCACCTACGCCGCCGAGCCAGACGTGCTCATCGAGGAGCTGTCCAAGGACGAGGCCATCAAAGCCGCCGACACGCTCATGCTCACCATTCCCAGCCAACTCGGGGTGGACTACAACGTCCACGTCCTGCAGGCCTTCGCCGAGCACGTCGCCCCGGCACTGGGCTGGAAGCCCAACACAGAGGGGCCCGTC